CATCGCGGTCGTCGCGGAGGCCGCCGACGGACGGCAGGCCTATGAGATGGCCCAGTACCACCGTCCCGACGTGGTGCTGCTCGATGTCCGGATGCCGGGTGTCGACGGCATCTCCGCACTGCCCCATCTGGCGCGTATCGCGCCGGTGCTGATGCTGACGTACAGCCGTGAGAGCGAGATCGTGCACGAGGCGCTGCGCCTGGGCGCGGGCGGCTACCTGGTCCACGGCGAGTTCACCGCCGACCAGCTCGTGGACGCGGTGAAGGACACCCGGCAGGGCCGGGCCCACTTCACGACCACGGCCGCCAACGCCCTGCTGGCTCACATGCGCGGCGAACCGGCTCCGGCGGAGCCGCAGCCGCTGCCCGAAGGGCTGGGGCAGGTGTTCACGAGCGGTGTCTCCTGCGGGGGCGCTCAGGACATCCCGCTGCAGCGCGATGGTGCGAGTGCACACGCTGAGCCGCAGCAAACCGATCCACGCTGGGGAGTCAACTCCGGGTACCAGAACAGCCCTCGTGTATCAAACTCATTGCAGCCGCCGCATGACTCTTCGCGTATGCAATCGAATGTGGGACAGTCTTGGGAAGCGCGGCGGGCAACGGCCCGGGGATCGGCTCAGCAGGCGGGATCCAAGGTGGAGTTCGGCTTGAGCTCGAGGGAGGTGGAGGTGATGGACCTGATCGCGTCGGGTATGACCAATCAGCAGATCGCCGCCACCTGCTTCATCAGCGAGAAGACGGTGAAGAACCACATCAACCGCATCTTCGCCAAGCTGCACAGCACCAGCCGCAGCGAGGCCATCGCGGTATGGCTCGGAACCGCACGCGGCCACGGCGGTGGAGGCACGGAGAGGGGGGCGACCGGTCATGGCCGATAAGAGGGGGAGAGCTGGAGCTTTTCGGACTCAGTCCCCGAACGGCGGGGCCCAGCCCTCCCTTTGGGCCTTGGATTGGGTCCTGGGACCCTCTGCCGGAGCGCTGGGTCCGGCGTACGTTTCTCGTGTCGACAGCGGCACCGGCCAGGAGGAAGCCGGTTACGCGGAAGGCACCGAAACCACTGACGAACCGGCCGGTGTACGGCCGGCCGGACCCGGAGGGGAACACCATGTCGAAGGACCTCGCGCTCAAGACCGCCGTGGCGACGCAGCTTCGTGTGAACGGGTGGAAGAACACGGCGATCGAGCGCATGAGCCGCAGGGCCGACAAGGGGCAGACGTCGGTCGAGTACATCGGCATGCTGGTGGCGGTCATCGCGATCATCGCGATCGTCGTGACCATGAAGCAGGACATCGGCACGACGATCGGCAACAAGATCAAGGCCGTGATCGGCACCTCCGGCTGACAGCTGGAGCGAAGAGCGGGCAGCGCGAGGCAGGGCAGGCTTTCCCCATCTACATCACGGTGGTGGCGGGCCTGCTCTTCCTCGCGTTCGCGTATTTCGTGGTCGGCAAGTACGCCGACCAGCGAAACGGTGCCCAGGGTGCTGCCGACGCCGCCGCGCTGGCCGCAGCCCGGGATGCCCGGGACCAGATCGTGGACGAGCTGCTCGCGCCGAAGCTTCCGCAGGACTGGGCGGAGCTGATCCTCGGACAGGGCCCATTCGACACCGATGCCGCCTGCGCCGCCGCCGATGAATACGCGCAGAAGAACGACTCGGACAGGGAGGGCTGTGATCCCTACGTCGGGGAGTACTGGGGCTTCACCGTCGGAGTCGCAACCAAGAAGACCATCGGCGATTCGGTGATCCCCGGCACGGAGGACACGAAAGGCAAGGCAACGGCCAGAGGCGTTGTTGTGCCGAAATGCTCGTTGAGCGGCGCGAAGCTCGACTGTGAGGGCATTGACTCGTTGATCGATCCGGACGACCTCGGCAGCGTCCCCGACCTGGCCGATCTGTTCACCGTTCGTCTGATCGACGCGAACTGACCGAGTGACAACTAGCAGAGGAATCGCAGTGATGAACATGCGGCAGATCTCAAAGGCGCGCAGGGCGGCGGCGGCCGCCACCGCGGCGGTGGCGCTGACTCTGGCGCTCGCCGCATGTGGCAGCGACGGTGACAAGCCCGGCAAGAGCTCGAGCGCCGGCCAGTCATCCACCCCGGACAACGGTGGAGCGGTTGACGAAGGGGGCAAGGGGGATCCCGGCAGCGCCCAACCGCAGCCGGACAAGGTCCTCGCCACCCTGAAGGGCGAAAAGGGGATCGAACTGGACATCACCGCCGCCGTCCGGGACACGGGTGGCTTCGTGACGATTCAGGGGAATCTTCGGAACACAACGGACCAGGACTTCCTGAACACCTCGGACTGGCGCGGGTCCGAGCTGGAGATCTCGCAGGCGGTCGGCGGTGGTTCCCTCGCCGGAGCCACCTTTGTGGATTCCAAGGAGAAGAAGCGCTACTACGTACTCCGGGACACGGAGAACCGTCCCCTGGTCACCACCCTCAGCAGCGTCGAAGCCAAGGCCACCGTCCCTGTCTTCATGCAGTTCCCGGCCCCGCCGGAGACGGTGAACCAGGTGACGTTCTCGCTGCCTACGTTCCAGTCAGTGACGCTTCGGCTCGGAAGCGAGTGAGGGCATGCGATTCAGTCCGGGTTTCGTACCAA
The Streptomyces lunaelactis genome window above contains:
- a CDS encoding response regulator transcription factor, whose product is MPDDSSYTSGQQAPKSHVSQHISAHSTPIRSEHTPAHVPLPPPAAASGGFPALPAPVAPAPLRVVVADDNPVVRAGLHALLSGREDIAVVAEAADGRQAYEMAQYHRPDVVLLDVRMPGVDGISALPHLARIAPVLMLTYSRESEIVHEALRLGAGGYLVHGEFTADQLVDAVKDTRQGRAHFTTTAANALLAHMRGEPAPAEPQPLPEGLGQVFTSGVSCGGAQDIPLQRDGASAHAEPQQTDPRWGVNSGYQNSPRVSNSLQPPHDSSRMQSNVGQSWEARRATARGSAQQAGSKVEFGLSSREVEVMDLIASGMTNQQIAATCFISEKTVKNHINRIFAKLHSTSRSEAIAVWLGTARGHGGGGTERGATGHGR
- a CDS encoding pilus assembly protein TadG-related protein, whose amino-acid sequence is MAGLLFLAFAYFVVGKYADQRNGAQGAADAAALAAARDARDQIVDELLAPKLPQDWAELILGQGPFDTDAACAAADEYAQKNDSDREGCDPYVGEYWGFTVGVATKKTIGDSVIPGTEDTKGKATARGVVVPKCSLSGAKLDCEGIDSLIDPDDLGSVPDLADLFTVRLIDAN